The Candidatus Desulfofervidus auxilii DNA segment TCCCTGATTTCAGGAAATGTAATAAACAAAATACTGTCCCTCGTACAAACCGAAACCGTCTCCATGGGATTCAACCAGAATATAGGTGTAGTACAGACAGACTCAGAAATATTTTTCTTCAGGCTTACCGAAGGATCATTTCCGGCATACGAAAAAGTAATTCCCACCAAGACAGGATTTCAGATACAAATTGATACACAAAAACTCAAAGATGCTATAAACAGAGTGAAAATAGTAAAACCAGAAGTCATAAAGTTTACCTTTGAAAGAGAAAAACTAACACTTTTCTGCAAAGGACCTGAAATCGGAGAAGCACGTGAGGAAGTTCCCATTAACAACGGACCGCAAACTCCCCAGAGCCTTAACCTGATAGCAGAAACTCTTCCCAGGCTTATCAGTCCGTTGCACTGCAGCACCATTACCCTATCCTTCACATCTCCAGAAGATCCCTGCACCATAACCACTCCAGATAACCCAAATTACATCTCGGTCTTCATGCCAGCAATCTCTGTCGAGGTAGAAGAACAGGTATGACAAATTATAAGTAAGATGTCACGAAATAAATCTTGAAAACGAAGAACGAAAAAGGGTATAGCTACAAAATAACACCATGAAGAAAGCTATTGAGACTATCTATACAGAAAGCTTGCGGCTGACTCTCCAGAATCAACTTTCCACAATGACAGAATTTCTGCCTGTATGGGAGCACCAGGTTAGAGTTACCGCACTGGCTGGCACCCTGGCCAGGGAACTGCGACTGGACGTAAAAAAAGTTAAACTCGCTGCTGCCCTGCACGACCTGGGAAAATTCACCTGGCCAAGAGAACTTTTCTACAAGCCAAATAAATTCCTTACCGAGAAAGACTGGAATATCATCTTTGCACATCCCAGAAAAAGTGTGGAGATAATAGAAGAATTCAACGGCCACTCAAGTTATTTATCCACAGGTAATCCATCTGTCTGTGATATCATACTGTTCCACCACGAAAAGCCAGACGGCAATGGTTACTACCGGATTACCGACCTTCCCCCTGAAACAGTAATCCTCTCTGTTGCAGACATCTTTGAGGCCTGCTCATCAAACAGAAGTTACAGGGTAGCACTTCCTGCCCGTGTAGCAATAGAGCTGGCTGTGAAGGATTTTAAAGACTACCTGGGAAATAATGTAAAATTGATAAAAGATATCCTGCATACATCAATCCAGTCCTCTTCATGGAAGAAAAAACCTTCCAAGAAAAAATAGAAGGATACTTTACCCACGGAACCAACAACTCCATTCTGAAAAACCCGCACTGCCAGTTCTATATCAAAAAGGACCTACTGCATCGGTCAAAATAAAAAATTGCTCCCCCAAAATAAAATCAAAAAGGAGGTATGTTATGAACAAAAAAACCATCATGCTCAGTAAGGAAAAAGAAACCAAAAACACCATCCGTTACAGGGAAGAGACAGAAGGGCAACCGCCCGTGGTTCAAACCATCTACATCCAGAAATGGTTTACCGGGTCTCCTGCCCCGGAAAAAATCAGGGTAACCATAGAACCTCTCAGCTAACCTGTGGCCCGCATCATGCGGGCCAGAACTGCTTCAGGCCTCATCAGGCAAAAACTCCACTATAGCATAATACACCACCCCCAGCAAAAAAGTGACAGATCTTCTGCAAAAATGCGCCATAACCGCCTTTGAACTTATTCATAGCCCAATTTTATGATACACTCATGATAGTCCGTCAAGCCTACAAATTTAGACTAAAGACCAATGAAGAATTAGAGCAAAAACTGGTTCAATTTTCTGGCTGCTGTCGCTTTGTCTGGAATAAGGCAATTGCTCTAATCAAATTTAGGCTTGATCATAACATTTCCATTCCCTGGTATAATGACATGGCGGGTTTTCTTGGCCTCTGGAAAAGAAGTGAAGAGTATGCTTTTTTGAATGACGCCCACTCTCAGATTCTTCAGCAAACCCTTAAAGACCTCTACAAAGCCATTGAGTCAGCCTTTGCCAGAGGAAACGGCATAAGGTTTCCGAAATTCAAAAAGAAATATCGTCATGATTCTTTTCGTTACCCTCAAGGAGTCAAGATAGATAATAGGCGAATATTCCTCCCCAAGATTGGTTGGGTAAGGTTTTACAAATCAAGGGAAATAGAAGGCAAGATTAAACAGGTAATCGTTAAAAGAGAGTATAAACACTGGTATGTAAGTGTAATCACAGAAAAGGAAGTAGAACCAATTACCAGACTACACAGTCCAATCGGCATTGATCTTGGTGTTAGAAAAATCATAACTCTTTCTGATGGAACATATTTTAAGCCACTTGATTTGACCAAACTAGAAAAGAAGCTCAAAAGAGAACAACGCAGGCTAGCCAAAAAGAAGAAATTTTCTAAAAACTGGTATAAACAAAAAGCTAGAATTACAAAACTCTGGCAGAAGATAAAAAACAAGAGATACGACTATGTTCACAAACTCTCAACCGCTATTGCCAAAAACCACGGCATAGTGGTTGTGGAGGATTTAAGAATAAAAAACATGACCAGATCAGCCAGAGGAACCATTGACAATCCTGGCTACAATGTCAAGCAAAAAGCGGGACTTAACAGGAGCATTCTGAGACAGGCGTGGGGAATATTTTTAAGGCTGCTTGAGTACAAACTTGAGTGGAGTGGTGGCAGGCTGGTGGTAGTTAATCCCAGGTATTCTTCTTTTACCTGCCCTGTTTGCGGTCTTACAAGCAGAGAGAACAGAAAAAGCCAGGCGAGGTTTGTATGCGAGAACTGCGGTTTTGAAGCCAATGCTGATTTTGTGGCAGCACTAAACATTCTTGAAAGAGGTTTTAAGAACCTGTCTGAAGATTTGTGTTTTCTTACCCAAAAGAGAATCAAAGAACTGGTTTTAGAACTATCTACCGCCGGGACGGCGGGAGGTAATGCCTGTGGAGGGAGTGCATTGCTCCCTGTGAAGCAGGAACCGGCAGGAAACCGTGAGGGAGTAATGCTCCCTGTTAAACTAAAACAGGGAATCCTCTCCCTTTAGGGAGGGGAGGAGGTCAAACCGCGGAGGCAACCCATGACAGGATACGTAATCAAGAGAGATGGAAAAAAAGTAGCCTTTGACTGCTGTAGAATCACAAAGGCAGTAGAAAAAGCGTTTAAGGCCTCAAAAGAGGTAAACTCACCCCAGGCAGCAGCCTGGCGTGTAACAGCAATGGTCCTTAAGTGGCTTGATGAGGAAGGCAAAGATACAGTCCACCTGGAACATATCCAGGACCTGGTTATAAGAGCACTTCACACCCTGGGCTACCATCAGACAGAAATCCGTTATGCCATCTACAGACACATGCACCAGCAGGCAAGAGTAAGCCGTGCAGGTCTTCTTGATGTAAATGATGTAATAGAAAACTACATCAAAGACCACGACTGGAGGGTATGGGAAAATGCAAATATAGGATTCGGGTTTGGAGGGTTGCTCCTCCACTCAGCAGGTGCAATGATTGCCAACTACGTGCTGAATTATATTTACCCGGAAGAAATCGCTAATGCACACAGAGAAGGTTTTTTCCATATCCACGATCTGAGCATGGGTATTACTGGATATTGCTGTGGCCATTCACTGAGACAGCTGTTACTTGAAGGTTTTGGTGGAGTAACAGGAAAAACCTCGGCCATGCCCCCAAAACACTTCGGCTCAGCACTCCTTCAGATGGTAAACTATCTGGGTACATTGCAAAACGAATGGGCAGGCGCCCAGGCATTCAACAATGTTGATACATTACTTGCTCCATTTGTCAGAGCCGATTGCCTTTCTTATAAAGAAGTCAAACAGGAAATCCAGCAGTTTATTTTTAATCTCAATGTCACTTCCAGATGGGGAGGACAATGTGTACCTACCGAAACTGAATGCCTTACACCACAAGGCTGGAAAAAATATAATGAGTTAAAAATAGGTCAAAAAATAGTTACCTTTGATATAAAAACACAATCTTTTAAAGAAGACACCCTTTTAAAGGTAAATGTCTATCCCTACAAGGATTACCTCTACACTATTGGAAACCAGGTAGTTACCCCCAATCACAGAGTGGTCGTCTGCCAACAAGATGGCATTTACAAACTCATAGAAGCACCATTCTTACTATATCACATTGACAGATTCTCCATACCCCACGGATATCCTCAGGTAAAAAACGTTCCTCTTTCTAAATTGAAACTCAACACCCTGTTCTATGAAGGGAAAGTCTGGTGTCCCACCACAAAAACAGGCACCTTCATTGCCAGAAGAAACGGCGACGTCTTTATTACAGGTAACTCTCCCTTTACCAACATTACCCTGGATTTCACCATACCCGAGTACCTCAAAAAAGAAGCTGCCATCGGTCCGGGTGGAAAAACCCTCGATGCCACCTATGGAGATTACCAGAAAGAGGTTGACATGATCAACAGAGCATTCCTTGAGGTAATGCTTGAGGGAGATGCTCAGGGAAGAATCTTCCCATTCCCCATACCAACCTACAACATAACCAGAGACTTCAACTGGGACAGCGAAAATACAAAATTACTCTTTGAGATAACAGCAAAGTATGGAATCCCATATTTTCAAAATTTCATAAATTCAGCTCTTAAGCCTCAAGACGTAAGGAGTATGTGCTGCAGGCTGAACATGAATCTGAAAGAATTACGCCATAAAACTGGTGGTTTATTTGCCTCAGGAGATACTACTGGCAGTATTGGTGTAGTGACTTTGAACTTACCCCGTTTAGCCTACCTGGCAAAGAAAAATGGAGAAGAATTTTTTGCACTTATTGAACAATACATGGAACTTGCAAAAAATAGCCTGGAGATAAAAAGAAAACTCCTTGAAAGAAACCTTGAAAGAGGACTCTTTCCGTTTACAAAAAGGTATCTGCCCAGAGGATTCAGCACATTTTTTTCCACCATCGGATTGATAGGAATGAACGAAGCCTGTCTGAACCTTACCGGTGAAGACATCAGTGCAGAAGAAGGTCAGAAGCTGGCCATCGCCACACTCTCCTTCATGAGGGAAAAACTCAAGCAGTTTCAGCAGGAAACAGGCCACCTCTATAATCTGGAAGCAACACCAGCAGAAGGCACCAGCTTCCGTCTGGCAAAAATAGACAAAAAAGACTTCCCGGATATCCAGACCGCCGGCACAGACAACTCTCCTTACTACACAAACTCCACTCAGTTACCTGTAAATTATACTGATGACCTGGTCTCTGCCCTGGAACACCAGGAACCACTCCAGTGCCTCTATACAGGTGGAACGGTCTTCCACTGCTTCCTTGGTGAAAGACTGCCTGATACCACAACCTGTAAACTTCTGGTGAAAAAGATACTATCAAATTTCAGATTTCCCTATCTTTCTATCACACCAACTTTCAGCATCTGCCCTCAACATGGCTATCTGAGCGGTGAGCACTTCCAGTGCCCTCAATGCGGAGAAGAATGCGAAGTCTACTCCCGTGTGGTTGGCTATTATCGACCGGTCAAAAACTGGAACAAAGGAAAAAAACAGGAATTTAAAGAAAGAAAAACATTTAAGATATAAAAAACCAACGGAGACAAACATGTGGAAGGTTATACTGCTGGTCCTGGCCATAGGAGGATTATTACTAGAACCAGAAAGGAAATTGAGAAAAACCAAGAAGAGAGAGCAGAGAAAAAAGAAAAGTGACTACTTCAATCCTTCTGGCCCAGTGCCACCTATGGGGCTAGGATTGTAAACCCAAGCCCCGGCAAGCTTTTAGCAGCTAAAAAGAAGGGGAAACTTCCCCCAAATTGTGTCACAATTTTATTGATTGATTCCAGTAACCATCCTGTTTTTTAAAAAACCTCAAATGAGAAAGGTCACAGAGTATATGTTCATCACACTTTGCCTGGTGGGAATTGCCCTGTGTCTGTCAGAGCCAGTATTCCATCACACTGTATGCCACACAGAAGGTTGCAAACTTGCTGCCCAAAGCCTGCGTTTTAAATACAGTTTCAACCTGATAGGCACAGTTGTATTTACCTCCTTAATCCTGCTAAATCTCTTAGGATGCAGGAGAGTAATGCACATCCTCATTGCAGCCTCAATTACAAGTGAGGGATTTCTCATCGCCTATCAAAGACTTGTTCTCTCAGAGACCTGCCATTTATGCATGGCCATAGCAGCAATATTTTTTGGCATTACATTATTGAAACTTATAACGGCAGATGAAAAAACAGGACTTATTTCGGGGGTTGCGGGGCTTGTTTCCATAGTAACCCTTTCGTTTTTCATGCATCCCAAGGGGGCATGTATTTCCTCAAGAGAGAAACTAATACTTTTCTACAGTAATGAGTGTCCTCATTGCCACAAGCTCATAGATGAGTGCAAATGCTGCCGCATCAAAGTGCAGACACTGCCGGTTAAACGTTATTCAAAAATACTTAGAGCTCTAGGAATAAAAGATGTTCCGGTGCTCCTCGTTAATGGCAGCCGGGAGAAGAGGATAATAGTTGGCAAGAAAAAGATAGAAAAATATCTAAAAATACCAAATCAGGATGCACCGATTTTGCATCCTTACACAGGATTTATAGCACCTGAAGGACACGCGCAGGATACCTGTAGTCTGGATGAACCGTGCACCAGAAAAAAGTAGGGGAAAGAACTATGCTACTTACAATCGTCAAGGCCCCGTTTGCCTATGTAAGGGCCATATACAATCCGATAACCCGTAGATATACGGAGGTCAGTTCCCAATACCCAGTAATATGTCTGGGAAAAGAAGAGGGCAAAAGGGGTATTTCCTATTCAGTCGATTTCAAACTGAGCAGTGGGTTTTATGATGATGCAATCATCTGTTATGTAAGGGAATACGGGGATGAACAAGGCATTGACCAAAAGACGTTCAAGAGAGTACTTAAAATTGTGTCCTCTTCGTTAAACCTGGCCGACGTACAACCAGTGCGGGTAGCATTTTCTTATTCCAGCATCTATATGGGATGGAAGACACCGCCAGATAAAACACCACGGTGGTGGAGCAAACCGGAGGGGTTTGAGAAGTATGTTATAAGGCTTAAGAAAAAACTCAATGAAACTGGCTTTCTAGATGTGGATTTTGCCCCAGACTTCAAAAGGGAAATCACAGCTATCCTTGGGGCAGAATAAAGCCAAACAGGGCATCCCTTTTCTAAAAGACGTCTGTTTTGACCCCCATTGCAGGGGCTTGCCGGGCCCTACCACATTCAAAAATAAAGGTTTCCCTTTTTGTGAAAAAATAAAATATCATAAGGAGAAATTTGCCATGTATCAGGTTGATATTTTCAGCACCACCCACCCCCTCAACAATAAAACAGCATCTGCTGCCATTTTAAGAAGCAACAACCACCAGAAAACTGTCACCTGCATTGTTCCCACCATGGATAGAAAAATGGCTGAATTCCACGCTATCAGTAAGGCTGTCTCAAGTCTTAAAAAACCAGAAAATACCGTTGTAAAACTCTACAGCCTGCAAAACCTGAGCTACTTCTTTAAAAACAAACCCGTTGAGGCAAAATACCACCAGACCATCAGAGAACTAAAAGAAAAACTCAAAAAATGCAAGCAGGTAATAATTGCGAAAAATACACTCAAATATCAGCATATTTTTAACCAGGCAAAAATAACCGCCATGCAGATAGATAGAGAAAAAAACAAAGGGAATACAAAAACAACCAGCATTTCTGACAAAAAAAGGGCAATTGAGCTGTTAAGAGCCGATCTACCAACCTGGAAAAACAACATTCCTCCCACACCAAAAGAAATAGAATCCTCCCCATCCCTGGAACACTTCCTGGCTGAACACCTTAAATCTCCTGACTACGGAACAAGAACGAAAATTACAGATATATCCTTTATAAAAGCCATACTGGAAAAAGTAAGGGCCTACAGAAGCAGAGACCTAAGCCATTATGATGGGTATGATCCAGACATTTACAAAACAGCAAAGACCGAAACGATAACTCTAAAAGTTGATAACGAATTCTACCTGCTTAAAAATGGCAAACGAATTGACTGCAATCTTAAGGATAAATACTTTGATGGGATGAGGATTAACATTACAACAAACCACACAAGAGACATGATGACCGGGTTTCAAATACTCCTTGACTTTTTCTATCCTGACGAAGGCTACCGAAAAAAATGCGTCATCTTTGACATTAAACCAAAAACACAAATAGCCCTTGAAGGTAAGAATATCAAACAACAAGACATCCGGCCAGACCAGACAAAAACCACCAAAGAGAAGAACGGTTTGAAACAGTTACTCTTATTTGGAGGGTAAAACTGTGGGTAAATGTATTCACAAAGATTTTGTCTGTTATATGGGATGGCGTGAGAAACCCATTGGCACAGGGGAAGCAGCAGTAATAGTAATCCCCCTGAGAGAGGATAAACTAACTGATAATCAGCTTGCTGAGCTAATGAAGCCCCTTAAAGTAACAACTTTCTCACAAGAAACTATAGATTTTACAATCCAAGAATTGGACTAAGAAACAATAGTTTTTACATTGAACCAAAAATACAAATATCCCTTAAAGGTGAAAATACCATGCTCTTTGAAAAACTCACTCAAAAACAATTTACCTATGAGGAAGTTCCCCTCAACAAAATTACTATTGAAGAAGAAGACAGGATTAAACCACCAGCATTTTTGGCCAGAAATATCAAAAAACTGGGACTCATCCACGATGTGTTACTCTACAAGAATGGTGAAAATTACCACGTCCTCACAGGAAGAAAAAGAATTCTTTCTCTGAAAAAAAGCAGGGTTAAAACAATCCCCGCCAAGGTCCTCTCTGAAAAACCAAATAACGCCGAAATTGCACTTATACTACTCTCAGAAAACTTTATTCGCAAGTCAAGTCCAGCTCAGGAAGCACAGCAAATAAAAAACCTCATTGAATCAGGATATTCCATTGAGAAAATTCATAAAACAACAGGCATTCCCATAAGAATGCTTAAAGCAAGACTCAAACTTCTTAAACTCAATCAAGAATGGTTTGAAAAATTGCAAAAAGGAGAAATTACCCTTTCTAAAGCACTAAAAATCGCAGAACTTCCTGAAGCTGTCCAGAAAAAACTTTCAGGTGAGAAAACCAAAACAATTGCAGAAATAGAAAACCAGCTCAGGACAACCAGATTACAACCAATTGAACAGATTGAACTTAACTGGACTGTACCTGAAGAAAAACCACAGGATAAGAAGCAGAACCTTACACAATTTCTTATAAGAAATAACCTTTACTGCCAGGTCACTTTTATCCCCGTGCAGGGGATCTTTAAGGCCATAGTTGGTACAAAGAAAAAGAAGGTTATAGCAGAAGACAAAGACATTATCACCTCAATTATAAAGGCAATAGAAAAATTAAAAGGAAGGTAAAATATGAAAGTCAGAGGCTGTGGAACAAGAACCCCCGGAGGGACATACCTTGTCTGCACCACCTCCCCATCTGGGCTGCCTGTGGAATACTTTGTAGTAGACCCCCCAATCTCCATGGACACAAAGCCGTTCAGATCACCAATCCTGCATGAACAAAACGGCACCTGTCATGTCATAATCTGGATAGGAGAAAAATTCTATCCATCTGCGGTTGACTTTATAGAAGAGGCAAGAATTCAGGGAGTAAGCAGAAGAATTCCCAACACCTTCCCACTTGAAAAACTGACAGCAAACTCAAAAATGATACTCATTCACCCAAAAGCAACATCGCCAAATTTCGTCCAGCTTGTGGAAAACAGCCAGCTTCCTGAACACAAATGCAAGCATTACAACAAATTGACCAGAAAACCCCAACCAATTTCCTCACACGAAAATTATAGAGAGTTTTGCTTCTGGCACCTGTACTACACACTGGCAAAAACTGAAACAGAAACAAAAAGAACCATTGGCAACACACACTACCATGTACCATTCTGCAAGGAAATTGCCCAGTTAACCACCACAATCAATTATAAACCAGCCGTTTTTGCCACTTTTCCCATTCATAAAATTGAACACATAAGAGACAGAAACGGAAAGGTAAACCCGGAATTCATAAAGAAAGCAGAAAATATCAAAATCCCTGTAGAGGTAGTAAATGAGTAGCCAGCAAAAAACAATCTATAAATGCAAATTCAAAACAATTACCCTTAAAATCAGAGAAAAAACACCAAAATACAAGGTGAATTCCCCAGAAGCTACTTTTGAGTTTGCAAGGAAGATCTATGAACAACTGGACGATGACCAGGAACATTGTACTGTATTGTTTTTAAACAGTAAAAATCAAATAACCGGTTTTAAGACCATTTTTTCCGGTGGACAGAACTCCGCCCAGGTTGACCCAAAAATAATTTTTAGAAATGCGCTCCTCTTCGGTGCAGTAAGCATCATTCTCATACATAATCATCCTTCAGGAGATGTCGAACCCTCCGAAGATGATCTGGAAATGACCCACAAATTAAAGTTAGCAGGGGAATTCCTAAACATCAAAGTGCTGGATCATATAATCATCAGCCAGAGTGACTTTTACAGCATAGCAAGCCATTTATGGAAATAAAAATCTGCCAGGGTACTGTCCCAGGTTGCGTGTAAAATTGGTTGCAATTAAAATTTTAGGGCTTATCCTCCTAATAACAAATGAATTTTAAAAAAAAGAAAGGAGGAAAAGCCCATGCAAACTAAAGAAAACTTATCACAGACAGTTAAGGATGTAAAGGTAATGGAGACCTTTCCTACTGAGGAATCATGTATTAGAATACTATTTAGTTTACTTAAGTTGCAAAATGAAAATTGGGAGGGTAAGCCTGTCAGGGATTTTTAAATTTACACAAATAAGGGAATGGTACCCCTTTGTTAAATGGGGAGGAATTGCTCTCTGCGCAGCTATTTTGGTTATTGGAACCGCTGTTCTTGTAAGCATACAGAAAAAACAGCAATATTTTAGATCTAGGGTGCTTAAAGATGCGTCAAGAATATTATGGGAAAAAACTACAGCCCATATATTACTCATGAACAATAAGAATAATATCAAAAAAGGTGCGCAGCAAATTGTGTTAAAAATAATTCCGACAGATATAGAACTTCACGGGAATATAAAGCCAAAAGAGCTATTGAGCAAATTAGAAAGTTCTGCATATGGCTATGATTATAT contains these protein-coding regions:
- a CDS encoding RNA-guided endonuclease InsQ/TnpB family protein encodes the protein MIVRQAYKFRLKTNEELEQKLVQFSGCCRFVWNKAIALIKFRLDHNISIPWYNDMAGFLGLWKRSEEYAFLNDAHSQILQQTLKDLYKAIESAFARGNGIRFPKFKKKYRHDSFRYPQGVKIDNRRIFLPKIGWVRFYKSREIEGKIKQVIVKREYKHWYVSVITEKEVEPITRLHSPIGIDLGVRKIITLSDGTYFKPLDLTKLEKKLKREQRRLAKKKKFSKNWYKQKARITKLWQKIKNKRYDYVHKLSTAIAKNHGIVVVEDLRIKNMTRSARGTIDNPGYNVKQKAGLNRSILRQAWGIFLRLLEYKLEWSGGRLVVVNPRYSSFTCPVCGLTSRENRKSQARFVCENCGFEANADFVAALNILERGFKNLSEDLCFLTQKRIKELVLELSTAGTAGGNACGGSALLPVKQEPAGNREGVMLPVKLKQGILSL
- a CDS encoding ParB N-terminal domain-containing protein, whose amino-acid sequence is MLFEKLTQKQFTYEEVPLNKITIEEEDRIKPPAFLARNIKKLGLIHDVLLYKNGENYHVLTGRKRILSLKKSRVKTIPAKVLSEKPNNAEIALILLSENFIRKSSPAQEAQQIKNLIESGYSIEKIHKTTGIPIRMLKARLKLLKLNQEWFEKLQKGEITLSKALKIAELPEAVQKKLSGEKTKTIAEIENQLRTTRLQPIEQIELNWTVPEEKPQDKKQNLTQFLIRNNLYCQVTFIPVQGIFKAIVGTKKKKVIAEDKDIITSIIKAIEKLKGR
- a CDS encoding JAB domain-containing protein translates to MSSQQKTIYKCKFKTITLKIREKTPKYKVNSPEATFEFARKIYEQLDDDQEHCTVLFLNSKNQITGFKTIFSGGQNSAQVDPKIIFRNALLFGAVSIILIHNHPSGDVEPSEDDLEMTHKLKLAGEFLNIKVLDHIIISQSDFYSIASHLWK
- a CDS encoding HD-GYP domain-containing protein — protein: MKKAIETIYTESLRLTLQNQLSTMTEFLPVWEHQVRVTALAGTLARELRLDVKKVKLAAALHDLGKFTWPRELFYKPNKFLTEKDWNIIFAHPRKSVEIIEEFNGHSSYLSTGNPSVCDIILFHHEKPDGNGYYRITDLPPETVILSVADIFEACSSNRSYRVALPARVAIELAVKDFKDYLGNNVKLIKDILHTSIQSSSWKKKPSKKK
- a CDS encoding ribonucleoside triphosphate reductase codes for the protein MTGYVIKRDGKKVAFDCCRITKAVEKAFKASKEVNSPQAAAWRVTAMVLKWLDEEGKDTVHLEHIQDLVIRALHTLGYHQTEIRYAIYRHMHQQARVSRAGLLDVNDVIENYIKDHDWRVWENANIGFGFGGLLLHSAGAMIANYVLNYIYPEEIANAHREGFFHIHDLSMGITGYCCGHSLRQLLLEGFGGVTGKTSAMPPKHFGSALLQMVNYLGTLQNEWAGAQAFNNVDTLLAPFVRADCLSYKEVKQEIQQFIFNLNVTSRWGGQCVPTETECLTPQGWKKYNELKIGQKIVTFDIKTQSFKEDTLLKVNVYPYKDYLYTIGNQVVTPNHRVVVCQQDGIYKLIEAPFLLYHIDRFSIPHGYPQVKNVPLSKLKLNTLFYEGKVWCPTTKTGTFIARRNGDVFITGNSPFTNITLDFTIPEYLKKEAAIGPGGKTLDATYGDYQKEVDMINRAFLEVMLEGDAQGRIFPFPIPTYNITRDFNWDSENTKLLFEITAKYGIPYFQNFINSALKPQDVRSMCCRLNMNLKELRHKTGGLFASGDTTGSIGVVTLNLPRLAYLAKKNGEEFFALIEQYMELAKNSLEIKRKLLERNLERGLFPFTKRYLPRGFSTFFSTIGLIGMNEACLNLTGEDISAEEGQKLAIATLSFMREKLKQFQQETGHLYNLEATPAEGTSFRLAKIDKKDFPDIQTAGTDNSPYYTNSTQLPVNYTDDLVSALEHQEPLQCLYTGGTVFHCFLGERLPDTTTCKLLVKKILSNFRFPYLSITPTFSICPQHGYLSGEHFQCPQCGEECEVYSRVVGYYRPVKNWNKGKKQEFKERKTFKI